A region from the Bacteroidota bacterium genome encodes:
- a CDS encoding DUF3465 domain-containing protein, whose amino-acid sequence MKKLFLIVVLILAAYVYAQQENAGSSSSTEDVVADAQQIKAAFDRQQSDVQVAGTGQVSRLLSDDNEGSRHQRFIVMLPTGQTVLIAHNIDLAPRIDALRQGDQVSFYGEYEWNPQGGVVHWTHHDPAGRHPGGWVEHQGQRYE is encoded by the coding sequence GTGAAAAAACTGTTTTTGATTGTCGTATTGATCCTCGCTGCATACGTGTATGCGCAGCAGGAAAACGCTGGCTCGTCCTCTTCAACAGAAGACGTGGTTGCTGATGCACAACAAATTAAAGCCGCGTTTGATCGCCAGCAAAGCGATGTGCAGGTAGCCGGCACCGGACAGGTTTCCCGCTTGTTATCAGATGACAATGAAGGCAGCCGGCACCAGCGGTTTATTGTCATGCTACCAACCGGACAAACAGTACTCATTGCGCACAACATCGACCTTGCACCAAGGATTGATGCACTGCGGCAAGGCGACCAGGTCAGTTTTTATGGTGAGTACGAATGGAATCCCCAAGGCGGTGTGGTACATTGGACCCATCATGATCCCGCTGGCCGGCATCCGGGAGGATGGGTTGAGCATCAGGGCCAGCGTTATGAATGA
- a CDS encoding GNAT family N-acetyltransferase has translation MQPISCTLPDGLEVTIRSVTPDDREHFPAGMRALSARSRYHRFNTYRNNLTEAQIRYLTEIDQVNHVALCVSCTTDAEEIGIGVGRFVRQPANKQQAELALTVIDAYQKQGVGTLLMAALCRLASAQNISTFTLRIHANRFALIKRLAALDARVVAHQQGVLEMELPVVKQDILQLYTSPQAHQVYQQVYQAFSV, from the coding sequence ATGCAGCCAATATCTTGCACGCTACCTGATGGCCTGGAGGTTACCATTCGCAGCGTAACCCCGGATGACCGTGAGCATTTCCCAGCCGGCATGCGGGCCCTCTCTGCGCGATCACGGTACCACCGATTCAACACGTACCGCAACAACCTCACAGAAGCACAAATCAGATACCTTACCGAAATCGACCAGGTTAATCATGTTGCCCTGTGCGTTTCATGTACAACAGACGCTGAAGAAATAGGCATTGGCGTTGGCCGCTTCGTACGACAGCCGGCAAACAAACAACAGGCCGAACTTGCGCTTACCGTAATCGATGCCTACCAAAAACAGGGCGTAGGCACACTGCTCATGGCCGCCCTTTGCAGACTGGCCTCAGCGCAAAACATCTCAACCTTCACTTTGCGCATTCATGCCAACAGGTTTGCGCTCATCAAGCGACTGGCGGCCCTGGATGCGCGCGTAGTTGCACATCAACAAGGTGTACTCGAAATGGAACTTCCTGTTGTAAAACAGGATATCCTTCAACTATACACGAGTCCCCAAGCCCATCAAGTCTACCAGCAAGTCTATCAGGCATTCTCTGTCTGA